Proteins encoded together in one Plasmodium brasilianum strain Bolivian I chromosome 6, whole genome shotgun sequence window:
- a CDS encoding merozoite surface protein 3, with protein MCKALHVFFYLFFINLYIFEINGKLRKENKKVKMENIEKVDNIDEVKHNLRNNFSAKNVFLKDEISGTDSESTQKLSEGPTPPDTVLEKGNNSNQGKDNKEESLANPGPKGDEEEKGRSDPNVTGESVNAVSSYYTVESGNITPFGPQQTSSTLVGKEQEGSPQPGGKSLDEGTQVSDSQLGHSVEADSGSQEASTQETGSLEAKAQETNSPEANKLEADSPETSSSNASSSETSATEESSSDASSSNASLSDASSSETSTSEAGLPEASSSNASLSDASSPETSSSNASSSETSATEESSSDASSSNASLSDASSSETSTSEAGLPEASSSNASLSDASSPETSSSNASSSETSATEESSSDASSSETSPSNASSSETSATEESSSDASSSETSPSNASSSETSSSNASLSDASSSETSTSDASSSDASSSETSTSEAGLPEASSSKAEPSEASTQEVGQLEASSPETSTSQTSPSNASSSETSATEESSSNASTSETSATEESTPKASSSETSSSDASTSDAGPSETSTQEVGQLEAGLTETSTSDAGPSETSTQEVDQLEAGLTETSTSDAGPSETSTQEVDQLEAGLTETSTSDAGPSETSTQEVDQLEAGLTETSTSEESAQKADSQEVDSKAGISLPTKDEKGTDGEPQKDNEKIMSLELGPSEGEKLAFQTDLEKEQLALHKTQQQERSILSTPGKKDINTVDSSGPKIQTDHQGQQNVTESSEPQPDEKQPSEGGPLSDHVSTNENTGSDIPSEGYDPNNRSEQKVYLPITDQTEHPTSPTYGRSSDTSEEEIPLADESLERTEETEEDDEGVRKLEDADKEDEVDDQHAKKIQYQKGDNWNTHESINLPRGKIYNTPNEDESVVEKNERKQREQGKNVIEEEYVQKLVEDLLQTGEEEEEEQDEQNSHGKEDKVEGKIEEMLIEKDEIIPPFNDTTFYKYFSPEYEDDSENEKFADELIKTLDTSIDGDTSIVNILEDLEKAMYQFFLHIDTFKNEHFDEFIY; from the coding sequence ATCAAGGAAAAgataataaagaagaaagtTTAGCAAATCCAGGTCCTAAAGGGGATGAAGAGGAAAAAGGACGAAGTGACCCTAATGTTACTGGTGAATCCGTAAATGCAGTTTCGAGTTATTATACAGTTGAATCGGGAAATATAACTCCATTTGGACCTCAACAAACAAGTAGTACTTTAGTAGGGAAGGAACAAGAAGGCTCACCACAACCAGGAGGAAAGTCATTAGATGAGGGTACTCAAGTTTCAGATTCACAGCTTGGTCATTCAGTTGAAGCGGATTCAGGTTCACAAGAAGCAAGTACACAAGAAACAGGTTCGCTAGAAGCAAAAGCACAAGAAACAAATTCACCAGAAGCAAATAAACTAGAAGCAGATTCACCAGAAACAAGTTCATCAAATGCAAGTTCATCGGAAACAAGTGCAACTGAGGAAAGTTCATCAGATGCAAGTTCATCAAATGCAAGTTTATCAGATGCAAGTTCATCAGAAACAAGTACATCAGAAGCAGGTTTACCAGAAGCAAGTTCATCAAATGCAAGTTTATCAGATGCAAGTTCACCAGAAACAAGTTCATCAAATGCAAGTTCATCGGAAACAAGTGCAACTGAGGAAAGTTCATCAGATGCAAGTTCATCAAATGCAAGTTTATCAGATGCAAGTTCATCAGAAACAAGTACATCAGAAGCAGGTTTACCAGAAGCAAGTTCATCAAATGCAAGTTTATCAGATGCAAGTTCACCAGAAACAAGTTCATCAAATGCAAGTTCATCGGAAACAAGTGCAACTGAGGAAAGTTCATCAGATGCAAGTTCATCAGAAACAAGTCCATCAAATGCAAGTTCATCGGAAACAAGTGCAACTGAGGAAAGTTCATCAGATGCAAGTTCATCAGAAACAAGTCCATCAAATGCAAGTTCATCAGAAACAAGTTCATCAAATGCAAGTTTATCAGATGCAAGTTCATCAGAAACAAGTACATCAGATGCAAGTTCATCAGATGCAAGTTCATCAGAAACAAGTACATCAGAAGCAGGTTTACCAGAAGCAAGTTCATCAAAAGCAGAACCGTCCGAAGCAAGTACACAAGAAGTAGGTCAATTAGAAGCAAGTTCACCAGAAACAAGTACATCACAAACAAGTCCATCAAATGCAAGTTCATCGGAAACAAGTGCAACTGAGGAAAGTTCATCAAATGCAAGTACATCAGAAACAAGTGCAACTGAGGAAAGTACACCAAAAGCAAGTTCATCAGAAACAAGCTCATCAGATGCAAGTACATCAGATGCAGGACCATCCGAAACAAGTACACAAGAAGTAGGTCAATTAGAAGCAGGTTTAACAGAAACAAGTACATCAGATGCAGGACCATCCGAAACAAGTACACAAGAAGTAGATCAATTAGAAGCAGGTTTAACAGAAACAAGTACATCAGATGCAGGACCATCCGAAACAAGTACACAAGAAGTAGATCAATTAGAAGCAGGTTTAACAGAAACAAGTACATCAGATGCAGGACCATCCGAAACAAGTACACAAGAAGTAGATCAATTAGAAGCAGGTTTAACAGAAACAAGTACATCAGAAGAAAGTGCACAAAAAGCAGATTCACAAGAAGTAGATTCAAAAGCAGGAATATCATTACCCACAAAAGATGAAAAAGGTACAGATGGAGAACCACAAaaagataatgaaaaaattatgtcaTTAGAACTAGGACCATCAGAAGGAGAGAAACTAGCATTTCAAACAGATTTAGAAAAAGAACAATTAGCACTTCATAAAACTCAACAACAAGAAAGATCTATATTATCAACACcaggaaaaaaagatataaatacgGTGGATTCATCAGGTCCGAAAATACAAACAGATCACCAAGGACAACAAAATGTAACAGAATCAAGTGAACCACAACCAGACGAAAAACAACCATCAGAAGGAGGTCCATTATCAGATCATGTATCTACAAATGAGAACACTGGATCTGATATACCATCAGAAGGATATGATCCAAATAATCGGTCTGAGCAAAAAGTGTATTTGCCAATAACAGATCAAACAGAACATCCTACCTCACCAACATATGGAAGATCATCAGATACATCTGAAGAAGAGATCCCACTTGCAGATGAATCACTTGAGAGAACTGAAGAAACAGAAGAGGATGACGAAGGTGTAAGGAAACTAGAAGACGCAGATAAAGAAGATGAAGTAGATGACCaacatgcaaaaaaaatacaatatcaAAAAGGAGATAATTGGAATACACATGAATCAATAAATTTACCCAGGGGAAAAATCTATAACACCCCAAATGAAGATGAAAGTGTTGTAGAGAAAAATGAACGGAAACAAAGGGAACAAGGAAAGAATGTAATTGAAGAGGAATACGTGCAAAAATTAGTAGAAGATTTACTACAAACGGgagaagaagaagaggagGAACAAGACGAACAAAATTCACATGGAAAAGAAGACAAAGTTGAAGGTAAAATTGAAGAAATGCTAATAGAAAAAGACGAAATTATTCCTCCTTTTAACGATACTactttttacaaatatttctCCCCAGAATATGAAGATGAcagtgaaaatgaaaaatttgcTGACGAgctaataaaaacattagaTACTTCAATTGATGGTGATACGTCAATTGTTAATATTCTCGAAGACTTAGAAAAAGCTATGTATCAATTTTTTCTACACATAGATACATTCAAAAACGAACATTTTGATGAATTCATTTATTGA